A genomic region of Arachis hypogaea cultivar Tifrunner chromosome 5, arahy.Tifrunner.gnm2.J5K5, whole genome shotgun sequence contains the following coding sequences:
- the LOC112801206 gene encoding probable zinc metallopeptidase EGY3, chloroplastic isoform X2, which translates to MATLSALSYSSVPYRYRYSCRCGRSLFVFPLSHRNGHLSVSLRSKHASLLKPLNCSLKQEDYQHQTHSADSNFDSDSDSATTVAVSPDGNPTNESHKEEDEEQKEKQEQETDWKTDEEFKKFMGNPSIEAAIKLEKKRADTKLKQLSRESSGATNPLVALLNTLRRDTLTKEKERLEKAEQTFRALDLNKLKSCFGFDTFFATDVRRFGDGGIFIGNLRRPIDEVIPRLEKKLSDAAGREVVLWFMEEKTNDITKQACVVQPKAEIDLQFESTKLSNPLGYLSAIALSVTTVGTIALMSGFFLKPDATLDDYIANVAPLFGGFLSILGVSEIATRVTAARYGVKLSPSFLVPSNWTGCLGVMNNYESLLPNKKALFDIPVARTASAYLTSLVLAVAAFVADGSFNGGENALYIRPQFFYNNPLLSFIQLVIGPYTDDLGNVLPYAVEGVGVPVDPLAFAGLLGMVVTSLNLLPCGRLEGGRIAQAMFGRSTAAILSFGTSMLLGIGGLSGSVLCLAWGLFATFLRGGEEMPAKDEITPLGESRFAWGIVLALISFLTLFPNSGGTFSSSFLSAPFFRGDI; encoded by the exons ATGGCAACTCTTTCTGCTCTTTCCTATTCTTCGGTCCCATACAGATACAGATACAGTTGCAGATGCGGGAGAAGCCTCTTCGTTTTTCCACTCAGCCACCGAAATGGCCATCTTTCCGTTTCTCTGCGCTCAAAACATGCTTCGTTGTTGAAACCCCTCAACTGCTCCCTGAAACAAGAAGACTACCAGCACCAAACCCACTCCGCTGACTCTAACTTTGACTCTGACTCTGACTCTGCTACTACGGTTGCCGTTTCCCCTGATGGGAATCCTACCAATGAGagccacaaagaagaagatgaGGAGCAAAAGGAGAAACAAGAACAGGAAACGGATTGGAAGACGGATGAGGAGTTCAAGAAGTTCATGGGCAACCCTTCGATCGAGGCCGCCATCAAGCTTGAGAAGAAGAGGGCTGACACCAAGCTCAAGCAGCTAAGCAGAGAATCAAGCGGTGCTACTAATCCCCTTGTGGCTCTTCTGAACACCTTACGCCGTGATACTCTAACCAAGGAAAAGGAGAGGTTGGAGAAAGCAGAGCAAACCTTCAGGGCTCTTGATCTTAACAAG TTGAAGAGTTGCTTTGGCTTTGACACTTTCTTTGCAACCGATGTTCGAAGGTTCGGAGATGGAGGCATCTTCATCGGCAACTTGAGGAGACCCATCGATGAAGTCATTCCCAGGTTGGAGAAGAAGCTCTCCGATGCTGCTGGCCGTGAGGTCGTCCTTTGGTTCATGGAAGAGAAAACAAATGACATTACCAAGCAG GCTTGTGTGGTGCAACCCAAAGCAGAAATAGATCTCCAATTTGAATCAACTAAGCTGAGTAATCCCTTGGGCTATCTTAGCGCCATTGCGTTATCTGTTACTACCGTTGGGACAATTGCTCTCATGAGTGGCTTCTTCCTCAAACCGGACGCAACATTGGATGATTATATAGCTAATGTTGCACCTTTGTTTGGTGGGTTCTTATCTATTCTAGGAGTTTCTGAG ATAGCAACGAGAGTAACGGCAGCTCGTTATGGTGTGAAACTGAGCCCGTCGTTCTTGGTTCCATCAAATTGGACAGGGTGCTTGGGAGTGATGAACAACTACGAAAGCCTTCTTCCAAACAAGAAAGCACTGTTTGATATTCCAGTGGCCCGAACAGCGAGTGCATATTTGACATCACTAGTGCTTGCAGTAGCGGCATTCGTAGCAGATGGAAGCTTCAATGGAGGGGAGAATGCACTGTACATAAGGCCGCAGTTCTTCTACAACAACCCGTTGCTGTCATTCATCCAGCTGGTAATAGGGCCGTACACGGATGATCTTGGGAATGTGCTGCCGTACGCGGTGGAGGGCGTGGGAGTGCCTGTGGATCCGCTTGCATTTGCGGGGCTGTTGGGGATGGTGGTGACGTCATTGAACCTCTTGCCATGCGGGAGACTAGAGGGAGGGCGCATTGCGCAGGCCATGTTTGGGAGAAGCACAGCTGCAATCTTGTCTTTTGGGACGTCCATGTTGCTTGGAATCGGTGGGCTGAGTGGGAGCGTTCTGTGTCTGGCATGGGGCTTGTTTGCAACCTTCTTGAGGGGAGGAGAAGAGATGCCTGCAAAGGACGAGATTACCCCTCTCGGGGAATCCAGATTTGCTTGGGGTATTGTCCTTGCGCTCATCTCTTTCCTCACCCTCTTCCCCAACAGCGGCGGCACTTTCTCCTCTTCCTTCCTCTCTGCTCCCTTCTTCCGGGGAGACATCTAG
- the LOC112801206 gene encoding probable zinc metallopeptidase EGY3, chloroplastic isoform X1 — protein sequence MATLSALSYSSVPYRYRYSCRCGRSLFVFPLSHRNGHLSVSLRSKHASLLKPLNCSLKQEDYQHQTHSADSNFDSDSDSATTVAVSPDGNPTNESHKEEDEEQKEKQEQETDWKTDEEFKKFMGNPSIEAAIKLEKKRADTKLKQLSRESSGATNPLVALLNTLRRDTLTKEKERLEKAEQTFRALDLNKVGNSITLAKLPLCMTLTHSALLLLLTMQLKSCFGFDTFFATDVRRFGDGGIFIGNLRRPIDEVIPRLEKKLSDAAGREVVLWFMEEKTNDITKQACVVQPKAEIDLQFESTKLSNPLGYLSAIALSVTTVGTIALMSGFFLKPDATLDDYIANVAPLFGGFLSILGVSEIATRVTAARYGVKLSPSFLVPSNWTGCLGVMNNYESLLPNKKALFDIPVARTASAYLTSLVLAVAAFVADGSFNGGENALYIRPQFFYNNPLLSFIQLVIGPYTDDLGNVLPYAVEGVGVPVDPLAFAGLLGMVVTSLNLLPCGRLEGGRIAQAMFGRSTAAILSFGTSMLLGIGGLSGSVLCLAWGLFATFLRGGEEMPAKDEITPLGESRFAWGIVLALISFLTLFPNSGGTFSSSFLSAPFFRGDI from the exons ATGGCAACTCTTTCTGCTCTTTCCTATTCTTCGGTCCCATACAGATACAGATACAGTTGCAGATGCGGGAGAAGCCTCTTCGTTTTTCCACTCAGCCACCGAAATGGCCATCTTTCCGTTTCTCTGCGCTCAAAACATGCTTCGTTGTTGAAACCCCTCAACTGCTCCCTGAAACAAGAAGACTACCAGCACCAAACCCACTCCGCTGACTCTAACTTTGACTCTGACTCTGACTCTGCTACTACGGTTGCCGTTTCCCCTGATGGGAATCCTACCAATGAGagccacaaagaagaagatgaGGAGCAAAAGGAGAAACAAGAACAGGAAACGGATTGGAAGACGGATGAGGAGTTCAAGAAGTTCATGGGCAACCCTTCGATCGAGGCCGCCATCAAGCTTGAGAAGAAGAGGGCTGACACCAAGCTCAAGCAGCTAAGCAGAGAATCAAGCGGTGCTACTAATCCCCTTGTGGCTCTTCTGAACACCTTACGCCGTGATACTCTAACCAAGGAAAAGGAGAGGTTGGAGAAAGCAGAGCAAACCTTCAGGGCTCTTGATCTTAACAAGGTAGGCAACTCAATCACCCTTGCCAAGTTGCCATTATGCATGACTCTCACTCACTCTGCTCTTTTGCTACTTCTAACAATGCAGTTGAAGAGTTGCTTTGGCTTTGACACTTTCTTTGCAACCGATGTTCGAAGGTTCGGAGATGGAGGCATCTTCATCGGCAACTTGAGGAGACCCATCGATGAAGTCATTCCCAGGTTGGAGAAGAAGCTCTCCGATGCTGCTGGCCGTGAGGTCGTCCTTTGGTTCATGGAAGAGAAAACAAATGACATTACCAAGCAG GCTTGTGTGGTGCAACCCAAAGCAGAAATAGATCTCCAATTTGAATCAACTAAGCTGAGTAATCCCTTGGGCTATCTTAGCGCCATTGCGTTATCTGTTACTACCGTTGGGACAATTGCTCTCATGAGTGGCTTCTTCCTCAAACCGGACGCAACATTGGATGATTATATAGCTAATGTTGCACCTTTGTTTGGTGGGTTCTTATCTATTCTAGGAGTTTCTGAG ATAGCAACGAGAGTAACGGCAGCTCGTTATGGTGTGAAACTGAGCCCGTCGTTCTTGGTTCCATCAAATTGGACAGGGTGCTTGGGAGTGATGAACAACTACGAAAGCCTTCTTCCAAACAAGAAAGCACTGTTTGATATTCCAGTGGCCCGAACAGCGAGTGCATATTTGACATCACTAGTGCTTGCAGTAGCGGCATTCGTAGCAGATGGAAGCTTCAATGGAGGGGAGAATGCACTGTACATAAGGCCGCAGTTCTTCTACAACAACCCGTTGCTGTCATTCATCCAGCTGGTAATAGGGCCGTACACGGATGATCTTGGGAATGTGCTGCCGTACGCGGTGGAGGGCGTGGGAGTGCCTGTGGATCCGCTTGCATTTGCGGGGCTGTTGGGGATGGTGGTGACGTCATTGAACCTCTTGCCATGCGGGAGACTAGAGGGAGGGCGCATTGCGCAGGCCATGTTTGGGAGAAGCACAGCTGCAATCTTGTCTTTTGGGACGTCCATGTTGCTTGGAATCGGTGGGCTGAGTGGGAGCGTTCTGTGTCTGGCATGGGGCTTGTTTGCAACCTTCTTGAGGGGAGGAGAAGAGATGCCTGCAAAGGACGAGATTACCCCTCTCGGGGAATCCAGATTTGCTTGGGGTATTGTCCTTGCGCTCATCTCTTTCCTCACCCTCTTCCCCAACAGCGGCGGCACTTTCTCCTCTTCCTTCCTCTCTGCTCCCTTCTTCCGGGGAGACATCTAG
- the LOC112801207 gene encoding pyruvate kinase isozyme A, chloroplastic, with translation MAAAARDLSLVSQFCVAGSRLAALGKCGVHLLKKGRRGNAGFKVRAAVQLGSESEKATKPLEKTFGMDVVSEVGLREKGFMGLRKTKLVCTIGPACSSLNDLEKLALAGMNVARLNMCHGSRDWHRDVIRKIKMLNEDKGFSISLMIDTEGSQIHVVDHGAPSSLKVEEDSIWLFTAKNIEGSRPFTVQANYGRFSEGIEVGDEVVIDGGMACFVVVEKTGNDLHCKCIDPGLFLPGAKFSFWRDGKLVRRNHKLPTLSTKDWADIDFGISEGVDFFALSFVNHADSVQHLKNYLSTKSTKSIKVLAKIESLESLHNLKEIVQASDGIMVARGDLGVEIPLEQIPTVQEDIIYICRQLNKPVIVASQLLESMVEYPTPTRAEVADVSEAVRQYADALMLSGESAIGSYGQKALAVLDMTSTRIESWAREENRQSLLNHYQLGVSLPDRTAEQMCNCAVEMANNLGVDAIFVYTKHGYMASLLSRNRPNPPIFAFTKDESTIMALNLNWGVVPFQVDLSDDAESNISKSIKFMKSRGLIMHGDVVLVVSDVAPTRVTPMASQSIQVKTIV, from the exons ATGGCCGCGGCGGCGCGCGATCTGAGTCTTGTTTCGCAATTTTGCGTTGCCGGAAGCCGTCTAGCTGCTTTGGGAAAGTGTGGGGTTCATCTGTTGAAgaaagggagaaggggaaatgCTGGGTTCAAGGTTCGTGCAGCTGTGCAACTGGGTTCTGAGAGTGAAAAGGCAACTAAGCCATTGGAGAAGACTTTTGGGATGGATGTGGTTTCAGAAGTGGGTTTGAGAGAGAAGGGCTTCATGGGTTTGAGGAAGACGAAGCTCGTTTGCACCATTGGCCCTGCTTGCTCCTCACTCAACGATCTGGAGAAGCTTGCATTGGCCGGTATGAACGTTGCGAGGCTCAACATGTGCCATGGCTCCAGGGACTGGCACCGTGACGTCATCAGGAAGATCAAAATGTTGAATGAGGACAAGggtttctctatttctctcatgATTGATACTGAGGGTAGCCAGATCCATGTTGTTGATCATGGTGCTCCTTCCTCTCTCAAAGTTGAG GAAGATTCTATTTGGCTCTTTACTGCTAAAAATATTGAGGGTTCTCGTCCATTCACCGTTCAAGCCAACTACGGACGCTTTTCTGAAG GTATTGAAGTGGGCGATGAAGTTGTTATTGATGGTGGAATGGCATGCTTTGTGGTTGTTGAAAAGACTGGAAATGATTTGCATTGCAAGTGCATAGATCCAGGTCTTTTTCTTCCTGGAGCCAAATTTAGTTTCTGGAGAGATGGAAAGCTTGTACGAAGGAATCACAAGCTCCCCACCCTGTCCACGAAG GATTGGGCTGACATTGATTTTGGTATCTCCGAGGGAGTTGACTTTTTTGCCTTGTCCTTTGTCAATCATGCTGATTCTGTTCAACATCTGAAGAACTACCTCTCTACTAAATCAACCAA ATCCATCAAAGTATTAGCAAAAATAGAGAGCTTAGAATCCCTTCATAATCTGAAGGAAATAGTACAAGCTTCCGATGGAATCATGGTAGCTCGTGGTGACCTTGGAGTTGAAATACCACTGGAACAGATTCCCACAGTTCAAGAGGATATAATTTACATTTGTAGACAATTAAACAAGCCTGTCATTGTAGCATCTCAACTTCTTGAGTCAATGGTTGAATACCCAACACCAACACGGGCCGAG GTAGCAGATGTTTCTGAAGCAGTTCGACAGTATGCTGATGCTTTGATGTTGTCTGGTGAGTCAGCCATTGGATCATATGGACAAAAGGCTCTTGCAGTCCTAGATATGACAAGCACCAGAATCGAATCATGGGCCAGAGAGGAAAACAGGCAAAGCCTTCTCAATCACTATCAACTGGGAGTTTCTTTACCAGATCGCACTGCTGAGCAGATGTGCAATTGTGCTGTTGAAATGG CTAACAATCTTGGTGTTGATGCCATATTTGTGTACACAAAGCACGGATACATGGCATCACTTCTATCACGAAATCGTCCCAATCCTCCAATATTTGCATTCACAAAGGACGAAAGTACCATAATGGCTCTCAACTTAAATTGGGGTGTTGTACCCTTCCAGGTTGACCTGTCAGATGATGCAGAATCCAACATCTCAAAATCCATCAAGTTCATGAAATCGAGAGGACTTATCATGCATGGGGATGTTGTTTTGGTGGTGTCGGATGTTGCTCCGACACGCGTAACTCCGATGGCTTCCCAGTCAATTCAGGTGAAGACCATTGTCTGA
- the LOC112799652 gene encoding pentatricopeptide repeat-containing protein At2g15690, mitochondrial-like, with the protein MQGMEEIGENRGSIADYGVFLAMLNLCEGTRSLEYRKRVHEFLRRSRFRGEVELNNRLIGMYGKCGNMNIARKVFDRMPERNMSSWHLMIIGYTENRAGDDALLVFQEMKEAGIRPESETFALVLAACAREEAVEEGLLHFELMKEYGIVPTMEHYMEVINILGNTSQLNEAEEFIESKPFQPKDNIWEALRNFARIHEDMDLEDRVEELLACLNPSKAIADKLPTPPRKKQSAINMLEEKNRVAENRCAVPYKEADEKLKGLSG; encoded by the coding sequence ATGCAGGGGATGGAAGAAATAGGGGAAAACAGAGGTTCTATTGCTGATTATGGTGTTTTTCTCGCCATGTTGAATTTGTGCGAGGGTACGAGGTCACTTGAGTATAGGAAAAGGGTTCATGAGTTCTTGAGAAGATCGAGGTTTCGAGGGGAGGTTGAATTGAACAATAGGTTAATTGGAATGTATGGAAAATGTGGTAACATGAATATTGCACGCAAGGTGTTTGATCGAATGCCAGAGAGAAACATGAGTTCTTGGCACTTGATGATCATTGGATACACTGAAAATAGAGCTGGTGATGATGCTTTGTTAGTTTTTCAGGAGATGAAGGAGGCAGGGATACGGCCTGAGAGTGAAACTTTTGCATTGGTTTTGGCTGCGTGTGCAAGGGAAGAAGCTGTAGAGGAAGGATTATTGCACTTTGAATTAATGAAGGAGTATGGAATTGTTCCCACCATGGAGCATTACATGGAGGTCATTAACATTCTGGGTAATACCAGTCAGTTGAATGAAGCTGAGGAGTTCATTGAGAGTAAGCCATTTCAGCCTAAAGATAACATTTGGGAGGCTCTTCGAAATTTTGCTAGGATTCATGAAGATATGGATCTTGAGGATCGTGTGGAGGAGTTGTTGGCATGTCTAAATCCTTCAAAGGCCATTGCTGATAAGCTTCCAACACCTCCAAGGAAGAAACAGTCTGCAATTAACATGCTAGAGGAGAAGAATAGAGTGGCCGAGAATCGGTGTGCCGTTCCATATAAAGAGGCTGATGAGAAATTGAAGGGTTTGAGTGGCTAG